A stretch of the Erinaceus europaeus chromosome 1, mEriEur2.1, whole genome shotgun sequence genome encodes the following:
- the LOC107523545 gene encoding protein WFDC9: MEPRALLLMFIYESVMPLPVQGDFRSKSSGNREISQCWVQPPEDYCAKRCTRLEKCSYPNHTCCWTYCGNICLDNDEPFKSMMTTSSS; encoded by the exons ATGGAACCTCGGGCTCTGCTACTTATGTTCATCTATGAGTCTGTGATGCCTCTGCCTGTGCAAGGAGACTTCAGGAGTAAATCTT CTGGAAACAGAGAAATTAGTCAGTGCTGGGTACAGCCTCCGGAAGACTACTGTGCTAAAAGGTGCACTAGATTGGAGAAGTGTTCATATCCAAATCATACATGCTGTTGGACTTATTGTGGAAACATCTGCTTGGACAATGA TGAGCCCTTTAAATCCATGATGACCACCAGTTCTAGTTAG
- the LOC103127651 gene encoding LOW QUALITY PROTEIN: cyclic AMP-dependent transcription factor ATF-1-like (The sequence of the model RefSeq protein was modified relative to this genomic sequence to represent the inferred CDS: substituted 2 bases at 2 genomic stop codons), translating into MSVPAPIYQTSTGQYIAITPNGALQLASPGTDGVQGLQAFTMTNSGSTQQGTILQYAQTSDGQQILVTSNQVIIQTASGDMQNYQIHTTPSATSQPQTVVMTSPVTLTSQTTKTDDPQLKREIRLMKNREAARESRRKKKEYVKCLENKSCAKDXNQNXTLIEELKTLKNLYSHKSV; encoded by the exons ATGTCTGTCCCAGCTCCCATCTATCAGACTAGCACTGGACAGTACATTGCCATCACCCCAAATGGAGCCTTACAGCTGGCCAGTCCAGGCACAGATGGAGTACAGGGACTTCAGGCATTCACCATGACAAATTCAGGCAGCACTCAGCAAGGAACAATTCTTCAGTATGCACAGACCTCTGATGGACAGCAGATACTAGTGACCAGCAATCAGGTGATCATACAGACTGCATCAGGAGATATGCAGAACTATCAGATCCATACCACACCCTCAGCTACTTCACAGCCACAGACTGTGGTGATGACATCTCCTGTGACTCTTACATCGCAGACCACTAAGACAGATGACCCCCAATTGAAAAGAGAAATCAGGTTGATGAAAAACAGAGAAGCTGCTCGAGAAAGCcgcagaaagaagaaagaatacgTGAAATGCCTGGAAAACAAGAGTTGCG CTAAAGACTGAAATCAGAACTAAACCCTGATAGAAGAGCTAAAGACTTTGAAGAACCTTTATTCCCATAAAAGTGTTTGA